CAAATGgtaatattttcactttcttattacGACCGCCTTGCTTGGTGTAGGGACAGTACCAGGGGAAATCAAAATTAAACATCAACAAGAAatattactttacactattgatactatgtatagaatagataactaatgagaacatactgtgtagcacagggaattctgcttaatgcactgtggtgacctgaatgggaaggaaggccaaaagggaggggatacgtGTGTATGCagggctgattcattttgctgttgtacagtagaaactaatacaacattgaaagcaagtatactccaataaaaattaatccaAAAAATAGTACTTTAGTTGGGTAGTGAATAATAGGAGAATATCAATAGGCAACTGTAAAAGAGGAAAGAGCTTGGGCAAAGGCCAGAGGGGAGAAAAGCCAGGAGTATGAGGGTGTGGCCTACATTTCTAATGGCTGAGAAGGTGAGAGTGGGGAGAATTATTAAAGTACATGCTAAAATGCTttactaaaaagaaaagtttgGAAGTAAGCTGGATCAGGATGTGGAAGGCCTTGAGCACCAGGGCGTTGGGATGGGTAATGGAACTTCCTGAAAATTCCTGAATGACAGACTGTCATCTAAGCTTTTAGAAGATACCAAAGGCAACATCATctagaaaagaatgtgtgtgcatCCCCTCTTGCAGCCCCTCCTCTCCCTGTGTGCCATTAGTGGGatgctattaatatattaatactataGTATATTGCAGAGGGGCCCTGGCCCCCCATCCTGGAGCGCAGCATCCCTggccatctccctccccactgtAATGCATCACTGGAGAGGCTGCTTTCTCCTGGTCTGGAGTTTGTAAATCATCTGATTTCCATCATTCCAGGCATAGAGGTGCTTATCTCTGGGGTTGTAATGGATCATGGAGTGACTTCTTGGCCGCCTGGGAAAGAACAAGTTGGGCAGATTCTCTTCCATGATGGTGCCAAGAGGATCATAGACACAGGTGATGCGATGTGGGCcatggcctccagaactgtagaCCACATAGAGGACCCCACACAAGAGGAACGAGGCTTCAGCGTCCTGGCTTCTGCATGGAGTGTCCCATGAGTGTTCTACTCCCAGCGTGTCAGGCTCAATTTTTGTGAGAACCAAATGGCTGCGGATGCCTGGCCCTGAGTGGAtggcccagagcccgtgctcatCCACAGCCAGGTCAATGTAAGTTGAAGGGGAGTGCTGGTAGGCCAGGGCTCTGCCTGCTCCTCCAAAGAGAAGCATCCGGTCTTCTACAATCCtcttttgcagattatatttgATGATCTCATTGGGAGTCCCTTGGCTGTGAAAAAATAGGAAACCTTTGTAGATCACTTGGCCTGTTCCCTGCCAGGAATGTGTTAGAATCAGCTTCCGGGGGGCTGGCTTGGTGCTATCTTCCATGAAGGCCCGAATATTGGCAAATTCCCAGACAGTGTTGTTTCTGGACCCAATGAAGACATAAACCTTTGGAGAGTCACTGACAGCATCTTTCATCCAAGAGCCATCTGTGTCAGTCGTCTTCTTCACTATTTTCAGAGACTTTATGCCCATCAGCATATTGTCACAGCCTAGCcacaaaggaggaaaaggagaggttACTTTATGAACATATGAGATGTCTGCTTTTCTCacagattgcttttttttttttccttcagtgtctAATATTAAATTATCACATAAAGATCAGTCAATGATTGTAGGATTCAATGAGTCAAAGATTTTAAAGAATAACTGAGTCTGTGAAGGGAGTTGCTGTCCGGTTATAAGAGCATTCATTAGTCAAGTTAATCAAATCAAGATATAAACAACTATTTGCTGTGTCCTAGGCCCTGTTCACTCTCCAGAGCACTTCAGGTGACGCACTGAGTATGGAAGCACCTAATTCAATTGTGTTTGCCAAGATTTTACTAGGTTTCTGCTGTATAC
Above is a genomic segment from Bos javanicus breed banteng chromosome 15, ARS-OSU_banteng_1.0, whole genome shotgun sequence containing:
- the OLFML1 gene encoding olfactomedin-like protein 1 isoform X2 is translated as MQVREPHLYHPFWGLSEHRPHTGCDNMLMGIKSLKIVKKTTDTDGSWMKDAVSDSPKVYVFIGSRNNTVWEFANIRAFMEDSTKPAPRKLILTHSWQGTGQVIYKGFLFFHSQGTPNEIIKYNLQKRIVEDRMLLFGGAGRALAYQHSPSTYIDLAVDEHGLWAIHSGPGIRSHLVLTKIEPDTLGVEHSWDTPCRSQDAEASFLLCGVLYVVYSSGGHGPHRITCVYDPLGTIMEENLPNLFFPRRPRSHSMIHYNPRDKHLYAWNDGNQMIYKLQTRRKQPLQ
- the OLFML1 gene encoding olfactomedin-like protein 1 isoform X1, translated to MMLALRRACIFRALVFMAFLPPPQRAQDPAMVHYIYQRFQVLEQGLQKCTQATRAYIQDFQEFSKNISIMLGQCHTYTSEYKSAVHNLALRVERAQREIDYLEYLREADACVESEDKVLEEKLVQEAEEDQRIRMLLNASCDNMLMGIKSLKIVKKTTDTDGSWMKDAVSDSPKVYVFIGSRNNTVWEFANIRAFMEDSTKPAPRKLILTHSWQGTGQVIYKGFLFFHSQGTPNEIIKYNLQKRIVEDRMLLFGGAGRALAYQHSPSTYIDLAVDEHGLWAIHSGPGIRSHLVLTKIEPDTLGVEHSWDTPCRSQDAEASFLLCGVLYVVYSSGGHGPHRITCVYDPLGTIMEENLPNLFFPRRPRSHSMIHYNPRDKHLYAWNDGNQMIYKLQTRRKQPLQ